The genomic region TCCTCGGCGATCCGCACTCCTGCATCATCGACTCCAAGATGACGCTCGCCATCAACGGCACGAGCATCAAGGTGTTCGGCTGGTACGACAACGAGTGGGGCTACTCCAACCGGATGATCGACCTGGCCGCCCACATGCTGAGGAGCTAGACGGCGATGGACCTGTCGAAGATCAAGAAGCTCGGCGACCTCGAGGCCGGCGGCAAGCGCGTCCTCGTCCGGGTGGACTTCAACGTCCCGCTCAAGGACGGCGTCATCACGGACGACACGCGGATCCGCGCGGCGCTGCCGACGATCGAGAACCTGATCGGGCGCGGCGCCCGCGTCGTGCTCATGAGCCACCTCGGCCGCCCCAAGGGCAAGCCCGAGGCCAAGTACAGCCTCGAGCCGGTCGCCGCCCGCGTGGCGGAGCTCCTGGCCGCCGGCGAGATCGCCCTGTCGGACTCCTGCGTCGGCGACGGCGCGCGCCGCGTCGTCCTCGATCTGCGCGACGGCGGGGTCGCGATGCTCGAGAACCTGCGGTTTCACGCGGGCGAGGAGAAGAACGACGACAAGCTCGCGAAGGAGCTCGCCGCGCTCGGGGACGTCTACGTCAACGACGCGTTCGGGACCGCGCACCGGGCGCACGCCTCGACGGCGGGGGTGCCGTCCATCCTGCGCGACAAGGCCGCGGGCTTCCTGATGGAGAAGGAAGTGTCCGCGCTCGGCAGGCTGCTCGGAGACGTCGACAGACCCTACGTCGCGGTGCTCGGCGGCGCCAAGGTCTCGGACAAGATCGGCATCATCGAGAACCTCCTGGGCCGCGTCAACGCCCTCGTCATCGGCGGCGCGATGGCCAACACCTTCCTCGCGGCGACCGGCGGCGCGCTCGGGACATCGCTCGTCGAGACCGACAAGCTCCCGCTCGCCCGCGACCTCCTCGCCCGCGCCGAGGCGAAGGGCGTGAAGATCCTCCTGCCGACGGACGCGGTCGTGGCCGCGGGTCCGGACGCGACCCTGACCTCGGTGGTCCCGTCGAACGCGGTGCCGGCGGGGACGGCGGCGTTCGACATCGGCCCGGCGAGCCGCGCGAAGTTCCGCGAGGTGATAGGCCGCGCCGGCACCATCCTGTGGAACGGCCCGATGGGGATGTTCGAGAAGCCGCAGTTCGCGGAGGGCACGACGGCGATGGCCAAGGCGATCGCCGGCTCGTCGGCTTTCTCGGTGGTCGGCGGCGGCGACTCGGTCGCGGCGGTCATGCAGTCCGGCCTCGAGAAGGGGTTCGATCACATCTCCACCGGCGGCGGCGCCTCGCTCGAGATGCTCGAGGGCAAGATCCTCCCGGGCATCGCCGCGCTTCTGTAGGAGGAAATCGATGCGCAGACAATACATCGCCGGCAACTGGAAGATGAACAACACCGTCGCGGAGTCGGAGGCGCTCGCGCGCGCCGTCGCCGCCGGGGTCGGCGCGGGCGCCAAGGCCGACGTGGCCGTGATCCCCCCCTTCCTCTCCGTCCCCGCCGTGGTCGCGGCGTTGCGCGGGACCGCTGTCAAGGTCGGCGCTCAGGACGTCTACTTCGAGAAGCAGGGCGCCTTCACGGGCGAGATCTCCGCGGGCATGCTCGCGGACGCGGGCTGCGCCTTCGCGCTCGTCGGCCACTCGGAGCGGCGCCACGTGATAGGCGAGACCGACGCGATCGTCCGCCGCAAGCTCGACGCCCTGCTCGCCGCGGGGCTCGAGGCGATCCTCTGCGTCGGGGAGAAGCTCGACGAGCGCGAGGCCGGCAAGACCGAGGACCGCCTGAAGGTGCAGATCCGCGCCGGGCTCGGCGGCCTCGACGGCGCCCTCCTCCGCCGCGTGACGGTCGCCTACGAGCCGGTCTGGGCGATCGGCACCGGAAAGACCGCCACGACCGCCCAGGCGGAGGACGCCCACAGGTTCATCCGGAGCCTCGTCGCCGAGCTCGCGGGCAAGGAGGCAGCCGAGGCGCTGCGCATCCAGTACGGCGGCAGCGTCAAGCCCGACAACGCGGCCGAGCTGCTCGCGCAGCCCGACGTCGACGGCGCCCTCGTGGGGGGCGCGGCCCTGAAGGCGGAGCCGTTCCTCGGGATCGTCGCCGGCGCGCGCTGACCGCCCCCGCCGAACATTCTTGACACACGACATTTCCGGAGGGTAGAAAGCACGTCCATGGTTTACCTGCTGACCACGTTGCACGTCATTTTCTGCGTGGCCCTGATCCTGGCGATCCTCCTCCAGGCGGGCAAGGGCGGTGGGAT from Pseudomonadota bacterium harbors:
- a CDS encoding phosphoglycerate kinase, which gives rise to MDLSKIKKLGDLEAGGKRVLVRVDFNVPLKDGVITDDTRIRAALPTIENLIGRGARVVLMSHLGRPKGKPEAKYSLEPVAARVAELLAAGEIALSDSCVGDGARRVVLDLRDGGVAMLENLRFHAGEEKNDDKLAKELAALGDVYVNDAFGTAHRAHASTAGVPSILRDKAAGFLMEKEVSALGRLLGDVDRPYVAVLGGAKVSDKIGIIENLLGRVNALVIGGAMANTFLAATGGALGTSLVETDKLPLARDLLARAEAKGVKILLPTDAVVAAGPDATLTSVVPSNAVPAGTAAFDIGPASRAKFREVIGRAGTILWNGPMGMFEKPQFAEGTTAMAKAIAGSSAFSVVGGGDSVAAVMQSGLEKGFDHISTGGGASLEMLEGKILPGIAALL
- the tpiA gene encoding triose-phosphate isomerase, with translation MRRQYIAGNWKMNNTVAESEALARAVAAGVGAGAKADVAVIPPFLSVPAVVAALRGTAVKVGAQDVYFEKQGAFTGEISAGMLADAGCAFALVGHSERRHVIGETDAIVRRKLDALLAAGLEAILCVGEKLDEREAGKTEDRLKVQIRAGLGGLDGALLRRVTVAYEPVWAIGTGKTATTAQAEDAHRFIRSLVAELAGKEAAEALRIQYGGSVKPDNAAELLAQPDVDGALVGGAALKAEPFLGIVAGAR